A genomic segment from Luteibacter aegosomatis encodes:
- the cgtA gene encoding Obg family GTPase CgtA, translating into MKFVDEAQIRVHAGDGGNGCVSFRREKFIPFGGPDGGDGGDGGSVWLVADEGLNTLVDFRHQRSFKAQRGQGGMGSQMYGKGGEDTEVRVPVGTVVTNVDTDEVIGDLTSHGQRLKVAQGGRGGLGNIHFKSSVNRAPRKATPGTPGDVRDLKLELRLLADVGLLGFPNAGKSTFIRAVSAATPRVADYPFTTLHPNLGVVRVGTDQSFVIADIPGIIEGAAEGAGLGIQFLRHVSRTSLLLHVVDIQPIDGSDPVEQVRTIESELERFDDELVERPRWLVINKSDVFSDEEELQAAAADIVARLDWKAPWFLVSAAGQVGTWDVCLKVQQFFDAERAAMRERTDAVDDVRMRGE; encoded by the coding sequence ATGAAATTCGTCGATGAAGCCCAGATTCGAGTCCACGCCGGCGACGGCGGCAACGGCTGCGTGAGCTTCCGTCGCGAAAAGTTCATCCCGTTCGGTGGTCCCGACGGCGGCGACGGCGGCGACGGCGGTTCGGTCTGGCTGGTGGCCGACGAAGGCCTCAACACCCTGGTCGACTTCCGTCACCAGCGCTCGTTCAAGGCGCAGCGCGGGCAGGGCGGCATGGGTAGCCAGATGTATGGCAAGGGCGGTGAGGACACTGAGGTACGCGTGCCGGTCGGTACCGTGGTGACCAACGTCGACACCGACGAAGTCATCGGCGACCTCACCTCGCACGGCCAGCGCCTCAAGGTGGCGCAGGGTGGCCGGGGCGGCCTGGGCAACATCCACTTCAAGAGCTCGGTGAACCGTGCGCCGCGCAAGGCGACCCCGGGTACGCCTGGGGACGTTCGCGACCTCAAGCTCGAGCTTCGCCTGCTGGCCGACGTGGGTCTGCTGGGCTTTCCCAACGCGGGCAAGAGCACCTTCATCCGTGCCGTGTCGGCGGCGACGCCGCGCGTGGCGGACTATCCGTTCACCACGCTGCACCCGAATTTGGGTGTGGTGCGCGTGGGTACCGACCAGAGCTTCGTCATCGCCGACATCCCCGGCATCATCGAGGGGGCGGCGGAAGGGGCGGGGCTGGGCATCCAGTTCCTCCGTCACGTGTCGCGTACCAGCCTGCTGCTGCATGTGGTCGATATCCAGCCCATCGACGGCTCCGACCCGGTGGAGCAGGTGCGTACCATCGAGAGCGAGCTGGAGCGCTTCGACGATGAACTCGTCGAGCGTCCGCGCTGGCTGGTGATCAATAAGTCCGATGTCTTCTCCGACGAGGAGGAGCTTCAGGCGGCTGCCGCGGATATCGTGGCCCGGCTGGACTGGAAGGCGCCGTGGTTCCTGGTTTCGGCGGCCGGGCAGGTCGGTACCTGGGACGTCTGCCTCAAGGTGCAGCAGTTCTTCGACGCCGAGCGCGCGGCAATGCGCGAGCGTACCGATGCGGTGGACGACGTTCGCATGCGCGGGGAGTGA
- the rpsT gene encoding 30S ribosomal protein S20, translating to MANIKSAKKRARQSEQRRLRNVSARSMVRSALKKVVKAIDAKDKAAAVTAYAVAVPVMDRYAARGLIHKNKAARHKSRLNAKIRDLA from the coding sequence TTGGCCAACATCAAGTCCGCGAAGAAGCGTGCGCGTCAGTCGGAGCAGCGCCGGCTGCGCAACGTCAGCGCGCGTTCCATGGTGCGTTCCGCACTGAAGAAGGTCGTCAAGGCGATCGACGCCAAGGATAAGGCAGCGGCCGTCACGGCCTATGCCGTCGCCGTGCCGGTCATGGACCGCTACGCCGCCCGCGGCCTGATCCACAAGAACAAGGCCGCTCGCCACAAGAGCCGCCTGAACGCGAAGATCCGCGACCTGGCCTGA